A portion of the Collinsella aerofaciens genome contains these proteins:
- the hisC gene encoding histidinol-phosphate transaminase, whose product MAELTPRMKELVQPYLAGIEPYDPNFTPTRINLSANENTYPVPAGVREAVDAALAVTPLNRYPDPMSNDLRDELATWHGVTRENICVGNGGDELLYNYLLAFGGARRTLLNCPPCFSEYAFFASLCQTEVRDVWRDPATFRLDQAAVLAAAPECSLAIVTSPNNPTGDVAPLDFVAALCDACPGMVMVDEAYVEFADDSFGAATTAQGLIAEHPNLVILHTLSKAFGAAGTRLGYVIAAPEVIDVFAAIRQIYSVNVLSQAAALACVRARDAYAPVVAQVASERERELRALRAMAAEGLPVEAWPSAANFVLVRTPHATRVRERLRDEYSILVRDFSYAPGLADCLRITVGTPQENDEVLAAFAALVKEEM is encoded by the coding sequence ATGGCCGAACTCACGCCCCGCATGAAGGAGCTCGTCCAGCCCTACCTGGCCGGTATTGAGCCCTACGATCCCAACTTTACGCCCACGCGCATCAACCTTTCGGCCAACGAGAACACCTATCCCGTGCCGGCCGGCGTGCGCGAGGCGGTCGACGCCGCCCTGGCTGTCACGCCGCTCAACCGCTACCCCGATCCCATGTCGAACGACTTGCGCGACGAGCTGGCTACCTGGCATGGTGTGACGCGCGAGAATATTTGCGTGGGCAACGGCGGCGACGAGCTACTCTATAACTACCTGCTGGCGTTTGGCGGCGCGAGGCGGACCCTGCTCAACTGCCCGCCGTGCTTTAGCGAGTATGCCTTCTTTGCGTCTCTGTGCCAGACCGAGGTGCGCGACGTGTGGCGCGACCCGGCGACCTTTAGGCTCGACCAAGCTGCTGTGCTCGCGGCGGCGCCGGAGTGCAGCCTCGCCATTGTGACCTCGCCCAACAATCCCACGGGTGACGTGGCGCCGCTCGACTTTGTCGCGGCCCTGTGCGATGCGTGCCCCGGCATGGTCATGGTCGACGAGGCCTACGTTGAGTTTGCCGACGATTCGTTTGGCGCGGCCACCACGGCGCAAGGGCTTATCGCCGAGCATCCAAACCTGGTGATTCTGCATACGCTGTCCAAGGCGTTTGGCGCCGCCGGCACGCGTCTGGGCTACGTGATCGCGGCGCCCGAGGTCATCGATGTGTTCGCCGCGATTCGCCAGATCTACTCGGTTAACGTGCTGAGCCAAGCCGCCGCGCTTGCCTGCGTGCGTGCCCGCGATGCGTACGCGCCCGTGGTGGCACAGGTTGCATCCGAGCGCGAACGCGAGCTGCGCGCCCTGCGCGCGATGGCTGCCGAGGGCCTGCCCGTGGAGGCATGGCCGAGTGCGGCGAATTTTGTGCTCGTGCGTACGCCGCATGCCACGCGCGTGCGCGAGCGTCTGCGCGACGAGTATTCGATTTTGGTGCGCGACTTTAGCTACGCGCCGGGGCTCGCGGACTGTCTGCGCATTACCGTGGGCACGCCGCAGGAAAACGATGAGGTGCTGGCTGCGTTTGCCGCGCTGGTGAAGGAGGAGATGTAG
- the hisD gene encoding histidinol dehydrogenase encodes MKTIKLAPGERLVTNQLNRKGVLPQNIVDAARDIVANVRANGDAAVRDYCQRFDGVELQSFRLPQEQIDAALEGLDPAFVAALEKAARQIREFHQREVEQSWFTTRPDGTMLGVKVTPLAAAGIYVPGGRAQYPSTVLMNAIPAKVAGVKRVVMVTPPQKDGLISPYTLAAAKLGGVDEIYMVGGAQAVAALAYGTETIPRVDKITGPGNAFVAAAKQIVSGDVGIDMVAGPSEVCVLADATAKPMVVAADLMAQAEHDPLAACYLVTCDEQFAREVEAGIDILVAQSPRAEITRASLDNEGTIVVAADMAAAVEAVNTVAPEHLELHCKDAMGLLGGIRNAGAIFVGAWSSEPLGDYVAGPNHTLPTGGTAMFSNPLSVEEFVKRSSVICYTPEGLLSDAPATQRLAEAEGLWAHALSAALRRRVLEQGEDAVSAESLAAADLTKVAWPGDAVATVAEGVDLAAAGADGAGATGGEA; translated from the coding sequence ATGAAGACTATCAAGCTTGCTCCCGGTGAGCGCCTCGTTACCAACCAGCTCAACCGCAAGGGCGTGCTGCCGCAAAACATCGTCGACGCCGCCCGCGATATCGTGGCCAACGTGCGTGCCAACGGCGATGCCGCGGTGCGCGATTACTGCCAGCGTTTTGACGGTGTTGAGCTGCAGAGCTTCCGTCTTCCGCAAGAGCAGATCGATGCCGCGCTCGAAGGCCTCGATCCGGCTTTTGTCGCGGCGCTCGAAAAGGCTGCACGCCAGATTCGCGAGTTCCACCAGCGCGAGGTCGAGCAGAGCTGGTTTACCACGCGCCCGGACGGCACGATGCTCGGCGTTAAGGTGACCCCACTTGCTGCGGCCGGTATCTACGTGCCGGGCGGTCGTGCACAGTACCCTTCCACCGTGCTTATGAACGCCATTCCCGCCAAGGTGGCCGGCGTCAAACGCGTGGTCATGGTAACCCCACCGCAAAAGGATGGACTGATTAGCCCGTATACGCTCGCGGCCGCCAAGCTCGGCGGCGTGGACGAGATCTATATGGTGGGCGGCGCCCAGGCCGTGGCCGCGCTGGCGTACGGCACCGAGACCATTCCGCGCGTCGACAAGATCACCGGTCCGGGCAACGCCTTTGTTGCCGCTGCCAAGCAGATTGTCTCGGGCGACGTGGGCATCGATATGGTCGCCGGCCCGTCCGAGGTCTGCGTACTGGCCGATGCCACGGCCAAGCCCATGGTGGTCGCGGCCGACCTGATGGCCCAGGCCGAGCACGATCCGTTGGCGGCCTGCTATCTGGTGACCTGCGACGAGCAGTTTGCGCGCGAGGTCGAGGCCGGCATCGATATCCTGGTGGCGCAGTCCCCGCGTGCCGAGATCACGCGCGCCTCGCTCGATAACGAGGGCACCATCGTGGTGGCCGCCGACATGGCTGCCGCCGTCGAGGCGGTGAACACCGTGGCGCCCGAGCACCTGGAGCTGCACTGCAAGGATGCGATGGGCCTGCTTGGCGGCATTCGCAACGCCGGCGCCATCTTTGTGGGCGCTTGGAGCTCCGAGCCGCTTGGCGATTACGTTGCCGGTCCCAACCACACGCTGCCGACCGGCGGCACGGCCATGTTCTCCAACCCGCTTTCGGTGGAAGAGTTCGTCAAGCGCTCGAGCGTCATTTGCTATACGCCCGAGGGCCTGCTCTCGGACGCTCCCGCGACGCAGCGCCTGGCCGAGGCCGAGGGCCTGTGGGCGCACGCGCTTTCCGCCGCCCTGCGTCGCCGCGTGCTGGAACAGGGCGAGGATGCCGTGAGTGCCGAGTCGCTGGCCGCGGCCGACCTGACCAAGGTCGCCTGGCCGGGCGATGCCGTGGCGACGGTTGCCGAGGGCGTGGACCTGGCGGCTGCGGGCGCGGATGGCGCTGGCGCGACCGGCGGGGAGGCCTAA